The Deinococcus aquaticus genomic interval CCGCAGGTCGTTCCCACGTCCGGCTTCGGCGGCTCCAAGGGCTGGCTGCTGGCCTGGGGCTACGGTCAGGGCGGCGAATCCTTCCAGCAGAACGTGGCCCTGCCCGCCGGCACCTACAAACTGACGCTGGCAACCCGTCAGTACAACGCGGCGACCACGCCCACCCCCGCGCAATACCGCATTGCCTTCCGGAGCGGCGCAACGCCCAACCCCTGGGGCACGCCCGGCGTCGTCACGCTCGATTCGGCCCCCATGACGAACGCGAACTGGGCCGCCCAGACCTACACCTTCACGACGACCACGGCCACCAACGTCATGCAGGTGAATACCTTCAACGTCAACCCCGCCAGCGTCGTGAACGGTCACCCGGAGCGGGTGTCGTGGATGGCCTACGACTCCTTCTGCCTCCAGAAGGTCAAGCCGGCGGCGCTGCGGCGCGGTATGACCTGGACGGTGCGCGAGGTCAAGGATCGCCTGGTGAATGTCGGTAATCACTCCGCCACCAACGCCTATCTCGGTGACACGCCCGAAACGGCGGTACTGCCTATGCTGTGCATCCTCCCGGGCACTCTGCCGGTGCCGGCCGGGATCACCCCGGACTTCTACCACGGCTGGTCAAAGAGTCAGGTGCGCCTGACGACACCGGTGTCCGGATCGGTGATGAATTCACAGATTCTGGCTGACGGCATCTGCGCCACGCAGTTCGGGCAGGGCTGGCGCATGGGCGAATTCCATGACGGCAGCGGTGGGCACTCCTTCTGGGCGGTCGCAGGAGACCCGAGCGTGTTCGCCGCGTTCAAGCTCGGAACCAAGTTCTGGACCTTCATTAATGACCAGAACGCCAACGTCTGGAACTCGGTGCCCTGAAATCCGTTACCGCGCCCGCACCCGGACAGACACTGCCGGGTGCGGGCGCGGCTTGTGCCAGAGTGCGGTTCCTGACAGCATGCCGGGGCATGCGTGACTTCCGTTTTCTGCCCGAACCGCCGACCCGTCCGGGGAACGGGCATCTTCAGGACTGGGCTCTGAGTCCTCTGCCGCTGATCGAGGAGGGTGCGGGGCGGGCGCGCTCGGCGGGCGTGGATGTGTTCCGATTGCGACTGGGCCTGCCGGCGGTGGTGGGGGTGGGCGCCGCGTGGAACCGGGCGGTGCTGACGGACCTGGGGACCTTCCGGAGTGCGGGGAGCCTGTCGCGGATCGTGCCGTACCTGTCGGGTGGGGTGATCCTGTCGGACGCGCCGGGGCACGGCGGGCGGCGCTCGCTGATGAATCCGGGGTTCGGGCGGGCGCACATGCTGGCGCTTCAGGCGCGGACGCGGGCGGCGCTGCCGGGCGTGCCGGGCGGGGAGTTCGATGCGCTGGCCTGGGCGGATGGGGCGGTGCTGAGGGTGCTGAACGCCGCGTACTTCAGTGGGGAGTTCGACGCTGGGCTGCTGCACGCGTTTCTGGCGCCGCTGCGCCGTCCGTTCCCGGTGCCGGCGATTCCGCGTCCGCTGCTGTTCGCGCGGGTGGATGCGGAGGTGCGCCGCCTCGCGCACGCGCGCCTGACGGGGCGGGGGCATGACGATCTGCTCGCGGTGCTGGCCCCACTGCCGGGCGGGCTGGAGGAGGCGCGGGTGTCGCTGGCGGCGGCGCACGACACGACCACGCACGCACTGGCGTACGCGATCTGGTTCCTGGCGCAGCATCCGCAGTGGCACGCGCCCGAACATCACGCGGCGGTCCTGAAGGAAGTGCTGCGTCTGTTCCCGCCGGGCTGGATGGGCAGCCGCCGCCTGGGCCGCGACCTCGACTGGAACGGCGTACGGTTGCCGCGTGGAGCGCTGGCGCTGTACTCGCCGTACCTGAGTGGGCGTGACCCGGCCGTGTGGGACCGCCCCGACGAGTTCGATCCGGGCCGCTGGGCCGCCAGACCCCCCGCGTGGGCGTACCTGCCGTTCGGGGGCGGCGAGCGGCTGTGCCTGGGCATGCACCTCGCGCAGATGCTGATTCACGACACGCTGGCGGCGCTGCCTCCCCTGCGGGCCGTGCGGGGCGACCCGGCGCCCCTGCCGGGCCTGACCCTCGGGCCGCGCGGGCCGCTGGTCGTGCAGGCAGGCCGCGCATAGCCTTGACCGCCGCTGCATACCGCGCTATGGTTTTTATCAACACCGCCCTCCGGGGCGGATTTTTATTACCGTGCAGTCTCGCCGGATGCTGGCCGGGTTGCCTGCTAGCCTGCGGGCATGACCGAGCCCGCTGCCGCGCCGCTGCCCCCTGACGCCGTTCCGCCGCAGCCCGCGCCGCAAGGGCCGCAGCGGGGGCCGGTGCAGGACCGCTCGCCGCTGCCGGACGTGCTGCGCGGCCTGAGCCTGCTGGGCATCCTGGTCGTGAACATGCAGGACTTCGCGGGCTTTCTGGAGTGGCGGCAGACGGGCCTGGACCGCGTGGCGCAGGTTGTCACGGACGTGCTGGCGAACGGGCGTTTCATCTCGATCTTCGCGATGCTGTTCGGGTGGGGCGCGGCGGGCCTGCTGGCTCGGCACGGGGCGGGCGTGTTCCTGCGGCGGCACGTGGCGCTGCTGCTGGTCGGCGCGGCGCACTTCATTCTGGTGTGGCACGGGGACATCATCAGTCTGTACGCGCTGGTGGGACTGGGCCTGCTGGCGACCGTGCGGATGAACACCCGCGCGCTGCTGGTCCTGGCGGGCGTGCTGGGCGCGTGGTACCTGGGCCTGGACCTGCTGGCGGCCCTGGCCAGCCGGGGCGAGGCGGGCACGCGCTGGGCGAGCCTGCCGGACCTGAGCAGCACTTACGCGGGGAACGTGGCGGCCCGCGCCGCCGAGTTCTCGCCGGAACTGCTGGGCAGCGCGCTGTTCAACGGACCGTGGCTGCTGGCGCTGTTCTGCCTGGGCGCGGCGGCGCAGCGTTCGGGGCTGCTGCTGCGCCCGCACGAGCACACGCGCACGCTGCGGGGGCTGGCGGTGGGTGGGCTGGCGGTGGGCCTGCCGCTGGGGGCGCTGCTGGCGTACCTGAACACCCGCCCGGAGTACGCGGCGGGCGCGCTGGCCCTGCCGGTCCGGATGGGGGGCGGGCTGGCGTCCGCGCTGGGGTACGTGGGCGTGGCGGGGCTGCTGGCCGCGCGGGGGCGGCTGGGGTGGCTGCGGCCCCTGGCGGCCAGCGGGCGCACCGCCATGAGCAATTACCTGATGCAGAGCGTCCTGATGACCGCGTTGTTCTACCCGTATGCGGGCGCGCAGTTCGGGCGGTGGGGCGCGGCAGCCGCGCTGCTGCTCTCGCTGCTGCTGGGGCTGGCTCAGGTGCCGCTGAGCGCGTGGTGGCTGTCGCGGTTCCGGGCGGGGCCGCTGGAGTGGCTGCTGCGGCGCGTGGTGTACGGCCCACCGCGCCAGTAATACGGATTCCGTCTGTTTCGTTAACAACCCGGCAGGGCACCGGGTTGCCAACTCCACGTCCGGAATCCTCTTTGCTCCTCCTCGCCTCCGCTCGGATTGAACGGCTTTGCAAGCCATTCAATCGGAGTCCGTATAAGACCGCACGGATGGGCGGCGTGGAGGGGCCACGTGGAGCACAATGCGGGGCGTGACTGACTTTCAATCTCCTTCCGTTCCCTCTGCGTCCGGGCGTCCGCTGCGGGTGCTGGCGCTGTGCCTGGGGAACATCTGCCGCAGTCCGGTGGCCGAGGCGCTGCTGCGGCGTGAACTGGAAGCGGCGGGCGTGGCAGCCGTGGTGGACAGCGCCGGGACCGGCGACTGGCACGTGGGGAGGGGGGCCGATCCGCGCAGCCGTGAGGTGGCGGCCCGGCACGGCCTGCACCTGAACGGGCAGGGTCGGCAACTGTCGATGGCAGATTTCTACGAGCAGGACGTGATCCTGGCGATGGATACCTCGAACCTCGCGGACGCGCGCCGCCTCAGCCCGCCGGACGGGGAGGCCCGCCTGACGCTGATGCGGGAATTCGATCCGCTCTCGCCGGGCGCGGACGTGCCGGACCCGTACTACGGGGGCGCGCGGGGCTTCGAGGACATGTTCGTGATGCTGGAACGCAGCGCCCGTACCTTCGCGGCGGCGGCCAGAGCGGCGACCACAGGGGGCAGGGGCGGTGCAGGCGGGGATTCCGACTCAACGGATTGAGGGGGCCGCGCTAGACTGCGGCGTATGGATAACCGCACGAACCTCGACGACTACCTCGCGGGGCTGGGCATCAGCGACGCCGACGAGAGCGAGCTGCCGCCGCCCGCTCCGGACGCTGCGCTGAGCGCCACTCTCACGCCAGAGACGCCCGAGGACCCCAGGTCCGCCCTGGAAGCCTTCCTGACCGGCCTGCTGGGCCGCATCGATCCGGACCTTCAGGTGAGGGTCACGCAGGCAGACGACGCGCTGGAAGCCGAGATCACCGGCGAGAACGCCGCGAAACTCGCCGGGCGGGACGGCCGCACACTGGGCGCCATCGAGGTGCTCGCGTACACCGTGCTTGCCAAGCAGGAGGGCCGCGGGAACCTGCGCGTGCGGGTGGATATCGGCGGGTACCGCAAGCGGCAGGCCGAGGCGCTCAGCAAACTGGCCGAGCGGCTGGCCGTGCAGGTCGCCAAGAGCGGCGAGCCGCACGAGTTGCAGCCCATGCCGGCCTCCGAGCGGCGCGTGATTCACATCACCCTGAAAGAGCACCCGGACGTGATGAGCGAGTCCATCGGGGAGGGCAACGCCCGGCGACTGATCATCAAACCCCGGCACGGGTAAGGGCGTGCAGCTGCGTGACCTGTTACGGCAGGGCGCGGCGCGGCTGGGCAGCGCGGGCGTTCCCTCCCCGGAGGTGGACGCCCGCGAACTGCTGCTGAGTGCCCTGCACCTGACGCCCACGGCGCTGCTGACGCGCGCGCACGAGCCGGTCGGCGCGGACGGTCAGGCGCGCTACGCGGCGGTGCTGGACCGCCGCTCGGCGCGTGAGCCGCTGCAACACATTCTGGGTGAGGTCGAGTGGGGCGGCGTGCGGCTGCGCAGCGATCCGCGCGCCCTGGTGCCCCGCCCGGAAACCGAGTGGCTGCTGCACCTGCTGCTGCCGTACGTGCAGTCCAGGACTCAGCCGCGCGTGCTGGACGTGGGAACCGGCACGGGCGCGCTGGCGCTGGGCGTCAAGGCCGCCTGCCCCGGCGCGGCTGTGACCGCCACGGACCTCAGCCCCGGCGCGCTGGCCCTGGCACGCGAGAACGCCGCCCTGAACGGCCTGGAGGTCACGTGGGTGCAGGCGGACCTGCTCACGGGCGTCCCTGGCCCGTTCGACCTGATCGTCAGTAACCCCCCGTACCTGCCGGACGGGGACCGCGCGCACGCCGACCCGGAAGTGCAGCGCGACCCGGACCTGGCGCTGTATTCCGGCCCGGACGGCCTGACCCTGGCCCGTAGGCTGGCCGCACAGGCCCCGGCCTCACTGGCAGCGGGCGGGGAGTTGTGGCTGGAACTCGACCCGCGCAACGCCGCCACGCTGGCCGCCGAGCTGCGCGCAGGCGGCTGGGACGCGCAGCTGCACGCCGACCTGACCGGCCGCGAACGCTTCGTGCAGGCGCGGCGGGCCGGGGGGCCGGGCTAGCCCCCGCCCGCTGCGGCCTGCTCCAGTCGTTTGCGGCTCAGAGCGGTCCGCACGGCGTTCAGGCGGTCACCATGCAGCGGGTAACGGGCCAGCAGGGCGACGGCGATCAGCGCGCCGACAATCGGCGGGACGGTCATGAAGAACCGGAAGCCCCCGGCGACCGCGTCGGGTTGCGTGGTCAGGGTGGGGTCGTAGCCGCTGGCGCGCGTGACTGCCCCGAAGGCCTGCGCGGTCAGTGCGGCGCTCAGGGTGGTGATGAAGCCGGACATGCCGTAGTACAGGCCCTCGCGACGCTCGCCGGTGTGCAGTTCGTCCTCGTCGATCACGTCGCCCAGGATCACGTCGCCCATCAGGATCATGCCCGACAGCGCCACTCCGAACAGCACGGTCGAGACGAGCGCGCCGGCCAGCGTGTTCACCAGCGCCAGCGGAATCAGCGCGGTGGCCCCCAGCGCGAAGGCCAGCATCAGCGTGCCGCGCGCGCCCAGGCGGGGGGTCACGTAGGTCCGCCAGGGCCACAGGGCCGCGCCGGCCGTGACGAACGCGGCGGCCAGCAGCAGGGTGGTGGCGGCGCCGCCCGTCTCGCCCAGGCTGTAGCGCACGTAGAACCCCATGCCGGTCGCCAGCGTGCCCGTGCAGAAAAACCGCATGGTCTGCGCGGCCACGACGGTCAGGAACGCCGGGTTGCGGAACGTGACGCCCGCCGCCCCGAAGAACCCCAGCCCCGGCGCGCGGGTGCCCGGACGCTCGAACAGACTGCCCAGCCCGGACAGGATCGCGGCGGCGGCCAGCACGGCGAACAGGGCCGCCATGACGCCCCACCCGAGCAGACCGGCCAGCAGGGGTGGCAGTGCTAGCCCGATCAGCAGACCCGCGACCTGCACGACGTTCATGCGCCACGCGACGTCCGTGCGTTCCTGAAAGGTGCGGAACATCTCGGGCAGCAGCGACAGGTAGCCGGTGCCAACGGCGGTGTTGAAGGTCTCCCAGAGCGTCCAGACGACCACGAAGTACACCAGCAGCGCCACGGGGCTGCTCACGCCGTCGAACGGTGCCCAGAACAGCAGCGCGAACAGGATCAGGGCCGGCAGGAACCCGAAGCGCACGAACGGAATGCGGCGGCCCCAGCGCGAGCGGGTGCGGTCGCTCAGGAACCCGATCAGGGGATTGTTCGCGGCGTTGTACACGGCGAAGCAGGTCAGAGCGGTCGCGGCCCAGGCGGGGTCCATGCGGCGGTCGTCCACGTAGTACAGCAGCAGGAAACTGGTCGTCTGCGCCGGGATGGTCAGCCCGAAGTTCATGACCGCGTACCGCCAGCGCTGCGCGGAAGTCGTGTCCGGGGCCATCGTGTCCGGAACCGTCGTATGCGGCGTCAGGTCGGGCGGGGGCGTGGCGGTCACGGCAGGGCCGCCCGCAACAGCGGCCGCAGCGGGCGGTAACTGCTGACCTTCACGCCGCTGCGTTCGATCACGCCGGGCAGACGCGGGTCCATGAACGCCGCGTGGTTCGCCACCCGGCCCTCCCAGTCGCTGGCAATGGCGCGCAGTTCCGGCGTGTCCCGCGCCGGGTGCAGGATGAAGTGCGTCAGGCCCGGCGGGAGGCTACCCAGCAGGTCCTCGATCAGCGGCACCTGATCCCCGCCCGAGTGCAGCGGCAGCATCACGAGGTGATCCACCAGCGGCAGCCCGCGCGCCTCCAGCGTCTGCCAAGAGTTTCCACAGGCGAGGGAATAGCGACCAGCACGAAGGCCCAGGAGGCAGGGGCTTGAAATTCCCCGGTCTCATGGGCCTTTATGCGAAGTGACTATGCCTCGCATCCCCAGCCTACCGCACAGCATCATCACCGCTCAGCTGAACCGGGTCACCAGCCTCAGTGGCCTCATCCCCTACAGCACCCTGTGTAAAAGTGCCATCTCCAAAGAGATGGCGCGGGACTCCTTCGCCTCCACGGAGGACTTCAAGCGTCGAGCCAGGAACGCGCCGGAGGGCGCGTTCCTGGCCATTGATTTCGTCATGGTGCCCCACGCCGGACGGACGATGGAAGGCGTGAACTACCACTACAGCGGTCAGGCCCAGACCCGTCTGGGCCATCAGTTCACCTCCGCGGCCCTGGTCAGGTTCGGTGAAGATCCAGTTCCGTTGCTGGAGCGCTTCAAGGTTTCCCAGGCCCTGCATACAGAGCGCTATCCTTACCGTACAGCGACTCAGGAAATGATCCACGTCGTCCAGGATTGCCTCGCGGCGGGCGTCCCCATGGCGGGTCTCCTCCTGGATGGGGAGTTCGGGCGGGACGCGGCTGTGACCTTCAGTCGCGAGCATCAGATTCCGGTATTGATCCGTGCCAAAGCCAATATGACCGTGCAGTTCGAGGGTGAGGGACTCACCCTCGGTGCGCTGAGTCGGCAGTTCCCTCCAGAACGCTGCCACCTGTACGCGGAGTTCGGGTGGCGTGTCCGTCGATTGTCGGTCACCCGTGAGGTCGGTGGGTTCGATGTCCTGATCGTGTGGCGCAAGGTGCACGGGGAGTGGACACGGTTTTTCCTGTTCAGCACGTTTGGTGGTGACGTCACGGTTCGCTCACTGCTGCGGGCCTGGAAGGCCCGCTGGGGAATTGAGGTGATTCACCGGTTCTTCAAGCAGAACCTGGGACTGGGACGCTGTCATTGCCGGACGATCCAGGCGCAGGAGAACTGGGTGTGGTGCGTGGTGGAGGCCTTTCACGCGGTGTTACGGGTGCGTAGGGAAGTACCGGGAATGACGTGGCGGGCCGCACAACGGCAGGCAGCTCAGAATGCCGAAAAGTACGTCCTGACCGGGATGGAGCAGGACGGCCCCCTGCTTGACGCCGCGTGACACGACATCAGCAGGGAAGTGGAAACTCTTGGTCTGCGTGAACTGCGCGGCCTGCGCCGCGTCCCGCGCGTCCAGGCCGTGCGAGCGCCAGCCGGCACTGTCCAGGCGCGGGAACATCGGGACCGCGCCGTGCCGCAGCGCCAGATCGATGCAGTCCGGCAGGAACAGGGGGTGCGCGACGGCGCCCATGTGGGCGTCCACGTGCGAGACCTCGATGCCCAGGGCCAGCGCCCGGACGATCTGCGCGTCCATCTCGGCGCGCACGGCCGCCGGAACGCCGTACAGGCGGGCCGCCTCGACGGTCGCGTGCAGGTGCCCCTGCGCGTCCAGCAGGCCGGTGGCCGGGTCGCGGGTACTCAGGGCCGACCAGCGGTACTCGCTCCACTCGCTGGTCAGGGTCAGGTGCACGCCCAGGTCCGCGTCCGGGAATTCACGCGCGACCCCGGCCGCCGCCGCCGCCCACGCGCAGGTCATCATGACCGACGCCGACGACAGCGTGCCAGTCCCGAACAGGTCCAGGCAGGCACTCACGGTCGCCTGACACATGCCCAGGTCGTCCGCGTGAAAGATCACCACGCGGTCGTCCGGCGCGTAGCCCAGCGCGGCCAGCGCCGGGTTGGGGGATGGTGGGGTCGGTGGGGTCATTCACGGCCTCCTTGGCGGGCGGGGAGTCGGGCGGGCAGGGTGGTGGGCGCGGCAGGACCGGTACGGCAAGTGCCATTGCTGACAGTGCCATTGCGAAGCACCGGGGCAGAGGCGCGGGGCCGGGAAAGCGAACCGTGGAACGCAAGTGGAACAGGGAACACGGCCAGCATGCCACGCCCCGCACCCGCCTGCACACCCGAACCGCATGTCCGCCGCACCGCACAGAAAGCAGAGGAAGCCCGCCACGCGCGGGGGCGCAGGCGGGCTTCAGGTGGGCAGGCGGGCCGTGTTCAGTCGTCGGCGGCCTGGGTGCTGGCGGGTTTTTCCGGGTTCTCGATGAATTCGGTCGGGTCGTACAGGTCGAAGCCGATTTCCTTCTCGTACTCCTGGATTTTCACGTGCAGGCGTTTCACGTCGCCTTCCACGGCGCCGTAGTCGAAGGTGTCCCAGATGGCGGTCGTCTTGAAGTTCCCGCCGTCGAAGTCCGGGACCTCGCGGGTCTTGCGGATGCCTTCTTCCAGGGCCTTGCGGCTCTCGATGCCCATGTTGCGGAAGGCGACCTGCATCACGTCACGCTGGAAGTCGCGGGGACCGTAGATGCCGGCGCGGTACACCGTCTCGTAGAAGTGCTCCCAGTTGGGCACCAGGGTCGCGGCGGGCATGCTGAACTGCCCGATGACGTTCTTGATGGCGTTCAGGGTGCGTTCCGGGTAGTAGTACAGGTACATGCGCACGCCTTCCAGGAAGAAGTTGTAGTGCGCGGCCTCGTCCACGGCGATGGTCTGCGCGACCTTCGCGAGGACCGGGTCGCTGACGCCTTTCAGGTGCGGCTTGTCGCTCTTGCCCTGCGCGATCTTCATCATGTTCAGGTAGTTCAGCTGCGTGGCGCGCTCCTGGAACACGGTGTACACGAGGTTGTGAATGGCGTCCGGGAACGGCAGTTCCCAGGTCTGGGATTTCAGGCGGTCCTTGTACTCCTCGATCCACTTGGGGCTGCGCTGGCCGCTGAACAGCACGGCGTTCTCCCAGGCGTCCGCGTGTTTTTCTTCCTCGCTGCCCCAGCGCATCTGGAAGTGCGAGCGGCCGTGGCTGCGGCGCACCAGGTGAATGAGGTTACTGGTGAAGTCCGGCGCGTACTGCTCGACCGCGAAGAACCCTTCGAGGACGGTGATCAGTTCCTTGGGGAGGTTCTGGTTCAGGGCGCGCCAGTCGAAGGAGCGGTCCGGGTTCCAGTTGCGGGTTTCCTGACTGCGGGCGGTGTACCAGCGGTACAGGCCCAGGAATCCGCGCTCGATCAGGCGGTCCTTCTCGGCGTTGCTCAGCAGGCCTGCGGGGGTGCGCGGGCGGTCGTTCAGCATGTTGGGGGGCATTACGTCAGCCATTGGGAATTCCTCCTCGGGGCCGTCCCGGCTGGGGTGCGGGCGGGGCACGCAAAGAGGTGCAGACGCCGGGGACGGTACCCACCCAGCGTAATCCCACCTGCCGCACGAACCCGTGAACCGGGACGCAGTTCAAAGGTGCAGCGCAGGCTGGGACAGCCGGGCGGGCCGGACACGCAGGCTGGACAACGCCGGGCACGCGGGCCGGACAACTGCCGGAAATCAGGCGGCCCACGGGGGCGCGGCCCGCTACACTGCGGGCATGAGCCTTGTGGGACAGCCTGCGCCGGACTTCACCCTGCCCGCCTCGACCGGCGAGCAGATCACCCTGAGCAGTTACCGGGGCCACAGCGCCGTGGTGCTGGTGTTCTACCCGCTGGATTTCAGTCCCGTATGCTCCATGCAGCTCCCGGAGTACTCGGGCCGCCAGGATGATTTTGCGGACGCCGGGGCGGTCGTGCTGGGCGTGAACCGCGACAGCGTGCACGCGCACAAGGCCTGGGCCGCCGAGTACGGCATCGAGGTGCCGCTGCTGGCCGACATGAAACTCGACGTGGCCCGCTCGTACGGGGTGGCCATCGACGACCGGGGCATCAGCGGCCGGGCCGTGTTCCTGATCGACCGGGAGGGCGTGATCCGCTACCAGCACGTCGAGGAGAAGACCGGGGATTACACCGTGCGGCCCGAGGCCGTGCTGGCCAAGATCCGCGAACTCTGATGGCCCCGGTCGTCCTGAGTTTCATCAACCTGAAGGGCGGCGTGGCGAAAACCACGGCGACCGTGCAGCTGGCCGACACGCTGGCGTTCATGAAGCAGAAGCGCGTGCTGGTCATCGACCTGGACCCGCAGACGAACGCCACCCTGGCCCTGATCGGCGAGGAACGCTGGGAGAAGGCCGACGAGGCGGGCCAGACGCTCGCCCACCTGTTCCTGGACCTGCTGCGCGGCGACGGCACCTTCACGTTCGACGCCACGCGCGCCATCGTGCGCGGCGCCAGTAACCTCAACCGCGTGCCGCCCGAGGTGATGGACCAACTGCCCGAAGGCACCCGCTACGGCCGCGTGGACCTGCTGCCCAGCTCCATCCGCCTGATCGACGTGCAGGACCGCATGCAGGACATCGCGGGCCGCACGCACTACTCGACCGGCCCGATGGAAGTCGTGAAGAAATTCGTCGCGCCGCACTTCGACGCGTACGACTACGTGCTGATCGACTGCCCGCCCAACCTGGGCTTCGTCACGCAGAACGGCCTGGAAATCAGCGACCACTACCTGATCCCCACCATCCCGGACCGCCTGAGCACCTACGGCATCCCGCAGATCGCCGGGCGCATCGCCGAGATCCGCCGCGCCCGCAACCTGCGCCTGAGCTGCCTGGGCGTCCTGATCACCAAGTACCAGAGCGCCAGCAGCCAGCACCGCCAAGGCCTGCAACGCCTCCCCGAAGACCTGAAACGCGCCTTCACCGGCACCGGCGAGAGCACCCCCCCGATCCTGACGACCGTGCTGCCCCAGACGAACGCCAGCGCCGAGGCCATGACCTTCGAACGCAAACCCGGCAACTACCGCGAGAAGTACGGCGGCGGCGTGGTCGCCGGGCAGGGCGCGTACAAGTACGGCCTGGACTTGGCCGACGAGATCGAGGACCTGCTGGCCAGCCGCCCACACCCCGCCCTCCCCTACCAGGACTGGCCGCCGCAGGACTGAGCAGCAAACGCAGGCCAGGGCGACCTACAGCGCCAGGGGGTCCACCAGCAGCGCCGAGTCCGCCTCGAAGGCCTCGGCGTAGCGCACGCGGGCCAGGGTGCCCCAGTAGGTCAGGCGGGCGCGGCGGCGCTCCACGATCTCCGGCGTGACCGTCTCCGAGATGGCCGCCCCCGAGAACTGACTCTCATGCGCCAGGATCGCCGCCGCCCAGGTGTCCTGCACGGCCTCCACATCGACCAGCACGTTCGGGGTGATGTCCGCGTTCCCCTGGTACAGCA includes:
- a CDS encoding cytochrome P450 — translated: MRDFRFLPEPPTRPGNGHLQDWALSPLPLIEEGAGRARSAGVDVFRLRLGLPAVVGVGAAWNRAVLTDLGTFRSAGSLSRIVPYLSGGVILSDAPGHGGRRSLMNPGFGRAHMLALQARTRAALPGVPGGEFDALAWADGAVLRVLNAAYFSGEFDAGLLHAFLAPLRRPFPVPAIPRPLLFARVDAEVRRLAHARLTGRGHDDLLAVLAPLPGGLEEARVSLAAAHDTTTHALAYAIWFLAQHPQWHAPEHHAAVLKEVLRLFPPGWMGSRRLGRDLDWNGVRLPRGALALYSPYLSGRDPAVWDRPDEFDPGRWAARPPAWAYLPFGGGERLCLGMHLAQMLIHDTLAALPPLRAVRGDPAPLPGLTLGPRGPLVVQAGRA
- a CDS encoding DUF418 domain-containing protein; translation: MTEPAAAPLPPDAVPPQPAPQGPQRGPVQDRSPLPDVLRGLSLLGILVVNMQDFAGFLEWRQTGLDRVAQVVTDVLANGRFISIFAMLFGWGAAGLLARHGAGVFLRRHVALLLVGAAHFILVWHGDIISLYALVGLGLLATVRMNTRALLVLAGVLGAWYLGLDLLAALASRGEAGTRWASLPDLSSTYAGNVAARAAEFSPELLGSALFNGPWLLALFCLGAAAQRSGLLLRPHEHTRTLRGLAVGGLAVGLPLGALLAYLNTRPEYAAGALALPVRMGGGLASALGYVGVAGLLAARGRLGWLRPLAASGRTAMSNYLMQSVLMTALFYPYAGAQFGRWGAAAALLLSLLLGLAQVPLSAWWLSRFRAGPLEWLLRRVVYGPPRQ
- a CDS encoding low molecular weight protein-tyrosine-phosphatase — translated: MTDFQSPSVPSASGRPLRVLALCLGNICRSPVAEALLRRELEAAGVAAVVDSAGTGDWHVGRGADPRSREVAARHGLHLNGQGRQLSMADFYEQDVILAMDTSNLADARRLSPPDGEARLTLMREFDPLSPGADVPDPYYGGARGFEDMFVMLERSARTFAAAARAATTGGRGGAGGDSDSTD
- a CDS encoding protein jag: MDNRTNLDDYLAGLGISDADESELPPPAPDAALSATLTPETPEDPRSALEAFLTGLLGRIDPDLQVRVTQADDALEAEITGENAAKLAGRDGRTLGAIEVLAYTVLAKQEGRGNLRVRVDIGGYRKRQAEALSKLAERLAVQVAKSGEPHELQPMPASERRVIHITLKEHPDVMSESIGEGNARRLIIKPRHG
- the prmC gene encoding peptide chain release factor N(5)-glutamine methyltransferase, coding for MQLRDLLRQGAARLGSAGVPSPEVDARELLLSALHLTPTALLTRAHEPVGADGQARYAAVLDRRSAREPLQHILGEVEWGGVRLRSDPRALVPRPETEWLLHLLLPYVQSRTQPRVLDVGTGTGALALGVKAACPGAAVTATDLSPGALALARENAALNGLEVTWVQADLLTGVPGPFDLIVSNPPYLPDGDRAHADPEVQRDPDLALYSGPDGLTLARRLAAQAPASLAAGGELWLELDPRNAATLAAELRAGGWDAQLHADLTGRERFVQARRAGGPG
- a CDS encoding MFS transporter; translation: MTATPPPDLTPHTTVPDTMAPDTTSAQRWRYAVMNFGLTIPAQTTSFLLLYYVDDRRMDPAWAATALTCFAVYNAANNPLIGFLSDRTRSRWGRRIPFVRFGFLPALILFALLFWAPFDGVSSPVALLVYFVVVWTLWETFNTAVGTGYLSLLPEMFRTFQERTDVAWRMNVVQVAGLLIGLALPPLLAGLLGWGVMAALFAVLAAAAILSGLGSLFERPGTRAPGLGFFGAAGVTFRNPAFLTVVAAQTMRFFCTGTLATGMGFYVRYSLGETGGAATTLLLAAAFVTAGAALWPWRTYVTPRLGARGTLMLAFALGATALIPLALVNTLAGALVSTVLFGVALSGMILMGDVILGDVIDEDELHTGERREGLYYGMSGFITTLSAALTAQAFGAVTRASGYDPTLTTQPDAVAGGFRFFMTVPPIVGALIAVALLARYPLHGDRLNAVRTALSRKRLEQAAAGGG
- a CDS encoding transposase, which gives rise to MPRIPSLPHSIITAQLNRVTSLSGLIPYSTLCKSAISKEMARDSFASTEDFKRRARNAPEGAFLAIDFVMVPHAGRTMEGVNYHYSGQAQTRLGHQFTSAALVRFGEDPVPLLERFKVSQALHTERYPYRTATQEMIHVVQDCLAAGVPMAGLLLDGEFGRDAAVTFSREHQIPVLIRAKANMTVQFEGEGLTLGALSRQFPPERCHLYAEFGWRVRRLSVTREVGGFDVLIVWRKVHGEWTRFFLFSTFGGDVTVRSLLRAWKARWGIEVIHRFFKQNLGLGRCHCRTIQAQENWVWCVVEAFHAVLRVRREVPGMTWRAAQRQAAQNAEKYVLTGMEQDGPLLDAA
- a CDS encoding acyl-ACP desaturase, with the translated sequence MADVMPPNMLNDRPRTPAGLLSNAEKDRLIERGFLGLYRWYTARSQETRNWNPDRSFDWRALNQNLPKELITVLEGFFAVEQYAPDFTSNLIHLVRRSHGRSHFQMRWGSEEEKHADAWENAVLFSGQRSPKWIEEYKDRLKSQTWELPFPDAIHNLVYTVFQERATQLNYLNMMKIAQGKSDKPHLKGVSDPVLAKVAQTIAVDEAAHYNFFLEGVRMYLYYYPERTLNAIKNVIGQFSMPAATLVPNWEHFYETVYRAGIYGPRDFQRDVMQVAFRNMGIESRKALEEGIRKTREVPDFDGGNFKTTAIWDTFDYGAVEGDVKRLHVKIQEYEKEIGFDLYDPTEFIENPEKPASTQAADD
- a CDS encoding peroxiredoxin; protein product: MSLVGQPAPDFTLPASTGEQITLSSYRGHSAVVLVFYPLDFSPVCSMQLPEYSGRQDDFADAGAVVLGVNRDSVHAHKAWAAEYGIEVPLLADMKLDVARSYGVAIDDRGISGRAVFLIDREGVIRYQHVEEKTGDYTVRPEAVLAKIREL
- a CDS encoding ParA family protein, with translation MAPVVLSFINLKGGVAKTTATVQLADTLAFMKQKRVLVIDLDPQTNATLALIGEERWEKADEAGQTLAHLFLDLLRGDGTFTFDATRAIVRGASNLNRVPPEVMDQLPEGTRYGRVDLLPSSIRLIDVQDRMQDIAGRTHYSTGPMEVVKKFVAPHFDAYDYVLIDCPPNLGFVTQNGLEISDHYLIPTIPDRLSTYGIPQIAGRIAEIRRARNLRLSCLGVLITKYQSASSQHRQGLQRLPEDLKRAFTGTGESTPPILTTVLPQTNASAEAMTFERKPGNYREKYGGGVVAGQGAYKYGLDLADEIEDLLASRPHPALPYQDWPPQD